TCTGCAGGCAGCTGGTTTAAAAGACTTTTATACTGTGAATGTACTCGAAGATGAAGAAATCCGTCAGGGTATAAAAGAATATGCCGACTGGCCGACCATCCCGCAGTTGTATGTGAAAGGCGAATTTGTTGGTGGCTCTGACATTATGCTGGAAATGTATGAAGCAGGAGAATTGCAGACTTTGTTGGCCTCTGTCTGACCAGAATTGGTTCAGAGGATTTTCAACTAGCTGATTTCATTCAGGTGTTATAGCAATTATTTTTTGGAACAGGCTATGAATATTAATGTGATTGACCACCCGCTGGTAAAGCACAAACTGTCACTGATGCGTGAAGAGGATTGCAGTACCTATCGTTTTCGCACACTGACTAAAGAGCTGGCGCGTTTAATGGCATATGAGGCCAGCCGTGATTTTGACGTGGAAATTGTCAAAATGCAGGGCTGGTGTGGTGAGATAGATGCTTACCAAATTAAAGGTAAAACGGTAACCGTAGTGCCAATTCTGCGTGCTGGGTTGGGTATGCTCGACGGCGTATTGGATTTGATTCCAACTGCTAAAATCAGTGTGGTGGGCTTGCAGCGCGATGAAGAAACCCTCGAACCTGTACCTTATTTTGAAAAATTTGTCAGCCAGATGGATAAACGTCCGGCTCTGA
This portion of the Snodgrassella alvi genome encodes:
- the upp gene encoding uracil phosphoribosyltransferase is translated as MNINVIDHPLVKHKLSLMREEDCSTYRFRTLTKELARLMAYEASRDFDVEIVKMQGWCGEIDAYQIKGKTVTVVPILRAGLGMLDGVLDLIPTAKISVVGLQRDEETLEPVPYFEKFVSQMDKRPALIIDPMLATGGSMNATIELLKKKGCKDIKALVLVAAPEGVKAVNEAHPDVTIYAAALDDHLDENGYIIPGLGDAGDKIFGTKHW
- the grxD gene encoding Grx4 family monothiol glutaredoxin, whose translation is MSTQERIKNIVTEHPVVLFMKGTKQFPQCGFSSRAVQILQAAGLKDFYTVNVLEDEEIRQGIKEYADWPTIPQLYVKGEFVGGSDIMLEMYEAGELQTLLASV